One segment of Thermosynechococcus sp. HN-54 DNA contains the following:
- a CDS encoding nuclear transport factor 2 family protein, with protein sequence MTPLVQENPILGIDEPTITAYFAALNDERYEAVAALFAEQGVLYPPFEEAVVGRGAIARYLSVEAVGLRVEPRKGECLSTEDNERCYRLVGKAKLPLFSVNVAWQFGLNTEDQITFVTVDLLATLEELLNYQPLRQQR encoded by the coding sequence ATGACCCCTCTCGTTCAAGAGAATCCCATTCTCGGCATTGACGAGCCAACCATAACCGCCTATTTTGCTGCCCTCAACGACGAACGCTACGAGGCTGTGGCAGCCCTGTTTGCTGAGCAGGGAGTGCTCTATCCGCCCTTTGAGGAGGCGGTGGTGGGTCGGGGGGCGATCGCTCGCTATTTGAGCGTTGAGGCCGTGGGCCTGCGCGTCGAACCCCGTAAAGGAGAATGTCTGAGCACAGAGGACAATGAACGCTGCTATCGCTTGGTGGGCAAAGCCAAACTGCCGCTCTTTAGTGTGAACGTGGCGTGGCAATTTGGTCTCAATACCGAGGATCAAATCACGTTTGTGACCGTGGATCTGCTGGCAACCTTGGAGGAACTCCTCAACTATCAGCCTCTGCGTCAACAGCGTTAG
- a CDS encoding orange carotenoid protein N-terminal domain-containing protein, whose translation MTYTTDTRFNPSTLATAVQDVTALFNCLSVDDKLGLLWFIYTETGRSITAAAPGTARLQLAEGLLNQVKALSFDEQLQFMRDLVANVDTPLTRAYGVFSPNTKLAFWYQLAELMKQGFVVPVPPGYTLSRDADRVFAAIKALDFGQQITVLRNAVVAMGVDPLAV comes from the coding sequence ATGACCTACACCACCGATACTCGTTTCAATCCCTCGACACTGGCCACAGCGGTTCAAGACGTAACTGCTCTCTTCAACTGCCTGAGTGTGGATGACAAACTGGGACTCCTGTGGTTCATCTACACTGAAACGGGTCGTTCGATTACAGCCGCCGCCCCCGGTACGGCTCGCCTACAACTGGCGGAAGGGCTGCTCAATCAGGTCAAAGCCCTCAGTTTTGATGAGCAACTGCAATTCATGCGCGACTTGGTGGCCAATGTGGACACCCCTCTCACCCGTGCCTACGGTGTGTTTAGCCCCAACACCAAGCTCGCCTTCTGGTACCAACTGGCAGAATTGATGAAACAAGGGTTTGTGGTACCCGTTCCCCCCGGTTACACCCTCAGCCGCGATGCTGATCGCGTGTTTGCAGCTATCAAAGCCCTTGACTTTGGTCAACAAATTACCGTCCTGCGGAATGCGGTTGTCGCCATGGGTGTGGATCCGCTTGCTGTCTAA